One Danio aesculapii chromosome 11, fDanAes4.1, whole genome shotgun sequence genomic region harbors:
- the zmynd8 gene encoding MYND-type zinc finger-containing chromatin reader ZMYND8 isoform X3, with protein MHPQSLAGGEGKESEATEGMEIATRSKVSDQGSTERTVPKRKVSSPPHSSNGHSPSESSPSPVRKKKKPGAVNSSKDQDGRNDFYCWVCHREGQVLCCELCPRVYHAKCLKLAAEPEGDWFCPECEKITVAECIETQSKAMTMLTLDQLSFLLKFALQKMKQPGTEPFQKPVSLEQHPDYAEYIFHAMDICTLEKNIKKKMYGSTEAFLADVKWILHNCIIYNGGNHKLTATAKVIVKICEHEMNEIEVCPECYLSACQKRDNWFCEPCSNPHPLVWAKLKGFPFWPAKALRDKDGQVDARFFGQHDRAWVPINNCYLMSKEIPFSVKKTKSIFNSAMQEMEVYVENIRKKFGVFNYAPFRTPYTPDNQFQMLLDPANPSAGSVKPEKQEKIKFSFDVTASPKLLVGKSMVSSGSMGSGTGRRISMTDMPRSPMSTNSSAHTGSDGEQETAEKGHAKAALPHYSTGEESQDCTASPAPSRAGSTLESPKPFHSPAPNTPVKQEKTSTTGSILNLNLDRSKAEMGLKELSESVQQQQQGAQPSLTSPKRQIRSRFQLNLDKTIESCKAQLGIDEISEDVYKGVEHSDSEESDKSDSSDSEYGSEDEQKSKNGPNNKTATDDKKEKEPPKKRSKPSAAGEDKDISNKSSAMASTTAKAETGQKTSTPDLIAKDKSGMDSEKEPPEKLKAAPASPDAREKGKSSEEASQPASVDVDMDSDSERELVIDLGEEQAGKERKRSRKDSAAVTTLKEPTASKSEGKKTSISSTLTQPQNTVLSSSPTMKDPSQSPMAVPLNIIPLTGAASSTSVTSSSTLPISTASTASSSSPITTSTVKKQRPLLPRETVPVVQQAVVWNPTTKFQTSSQKWHMQKVQRQQQGQTQPATQAQVLTQVQRNQQPQQQAQVSSSSSGQQASSSTRYQTRQSMKVQKDSSHTTSTSAVTLVTSTPVSATIMAGSTVSSSSTSATAGDFQIPTTSADVAADIAKYTNKIMDAIKGTMNEIYNDLTKSTSGNTIAEIRRLRIEIEKLQWLHQQELSEMKHNLELTMAEMRQSLEQERERIVAEVKKQMEVEKQQAVDETKKKQWCANCRKEAIFYCCWNTSYCDYPCQQAHWPEHMKSCTQSATSSQQEQESEGSTDVTPKAPGQPNNGPNSPRETVSSTPADKDGEVDKAKDNVTVTMS; from the exons TTTGGCTGGAGGAGAGGGAAAGGAGTCAGAAGCAACTGAAGGCATGGAAATCGCAACACGATCAAAAG TTTCTGATCAAGGGTCAACAGAAAGGACAGTACCTAAGCGCAAGGTCTCCAGCCCTCCTCACTCCTCAAATGGACACTCTCCATCCGAATCCTCCCCCAGTCCTGTCAGAAAGAAGAAGAAACCAGGGGCGGTCAACAGCAGTAAAGACCAG GACGGGCGGAATGACTTCTACTGCTGGGTGTGCCACCGCGAGGGCCAGGTGCTCTGCTGTGAGCTCTGCCCGCGCGTCTACCACGCCAAGTGCCTCAAACTGGCTGCAGAGCCTGAAGGAGACTGGTTCTGCCCTGAATGTGAG AAAATCACAGTTGCGGAGTGCATAGAGACTCAAAGTAAAGCTATGACGATGCTCACACTGGACCAGCTGTCGTTCCTGCTGAAGTTTGCTCTCCAGAAGATGAAGCAGCCTGGT ACGGAGCCATTTCAGAAGCCGGTGTCGTTAGAACAGCATCCTGActatgcagagtatatatttcACGCCATGGATATCTGCACTTTAGAAAAG aatattaaaaagaaaatgtacgGCTCCACTGAGGCTTTTCTGGCTGATGTGAAGTGGATTTTGCACAACTGTATCATTTATAACGGAG GGAACCATAAGCTTACAGCAACGGCTAAAGTTATTGTAAAAATCTGCGAACATGAA ATGAATGAGATCGAGGTCTGTCCCGAGTGTTATCTCTCTGCCTGCCAGAAAAGGGACAACTGGTTTTGTGAACCGTGT AGTAACCCTCATCCTCTGGTTTGGGCCAAGCTGAAGGGATTCCCGTTCTGGCCTGCCAAAGCTCTTCGGGACAAAGACGGACAAGTGGACGCACGTTTTTTTGGGCAGCATGACAG GGCCTGGGTTCCTATTAACAACTGCTACCTCATGTCCAAAGAGATCCCGTTCTCTGTGAAGAAGACCAAGAGCATCTTCAACAGTGCCATGCAGGAGATGGAGGTGTACGTAGAAAACATTCGCAAAAAATTTGGAGTCTTTAATTATGCTCCATTTCGCACGCCCTACACACCAGACAACCAGTTCCAGATGCTCCTGGACCCGGCGAACCCCAGCGCGGGCTCCGTCAAACCTGAAAAACAGGAGAAGATCAAGTTCAGCTTTGATGTAACTGCATCTCCGAAGCTGCTTGTGGGGAAAAGCATGGTGTCCAGTGGGAGCATGGGGAGTGGGACAGGAAGACGAATCTCCATGACAGACATGCCGCGTTCACCTATGAGTACAAACTCTTCAGCTCATACTGGATCTGATGGCGAACAGGAGACGGCAGAGAAAGGCCATGCTAAGGCAGCTCTGCCTCATTACAGCACTGGAGAAGAGTCTCAGGATTGCACTG CATCGCCTGCTCCTTCTAGAGCGGGAAGCACCTTAGAGAGTCCCAAACCCTTCCACTCACCTGCTCCCAACACCCCTGTCAAACAAGAAAAAACTTCCACCACCGGCAGCATCCTCAACCTCAACCTTG ATCGTAGTAAGGCAGAGATGGGCCTGAAGGAGCTGAGTGAAAGtgtccagcagcagcagcagggggCTCAGCCCTCACTCACCTCCCCAAAGAGACAGATCAGAAGCCGCTTTCAGCTGAACCTGGACAAGACCATAGAGAGCTGCAAAGCACAGCTCG GCATAGATGAAATATCTGAGGACGTGTATAAAGGTGTAGAGCATAGCGATTCAGAGGAATCTGACAAGTCTGACTCCAGCGACAGTGAATATGGCAGCGAAGATGAACAGAAATCCAAGAATGGACCAAATAACAAAACTGCAACTGATGATAAAAAGGAGAAAGAGCCACCCAAGAAAAGGTCAAAACCATCTGCTGCTGGTGAGGACAAAGACATCAGCAACAAGTCTAGTGCTATGGCCAGTACAACGGCCAAAGCAGAAACTGGTCAAAAAACAAGCACCCCTGACCTGATAGCTAAAGACAAATCAGGCATGGACTCAGAGAAAGAACCTCCTGAAAAACTGAAAGCTGCTCCCGCATCCCCAGATGCCAGAGAAAAAGGCAAGAGCTCTGAAGAGGCCAGTCAGCCCGCATCAGTGGATGTAGACATGGACTCAGACTCCGAGAGAGAGCTGGTCATTGATCTGGGAGAAGAACAGGCAGGGAAGGAGAGGAAGAGGAGCAGGAAAGATTCAGCCGCTGTCACCACACTCAAAGAACCAACAGCCTCCAAATCTGAAG GTAAAAAAACTTCAATTTCAAGCACTCTCACCCAGCCTCAGAACACAGTCCTTTCCTCCTCTCCAACTATGAAAGACCCATCTCAATCCCCCATGGCCGTCCCGCTCAACATAATCCCCCTCACCGGAGCTGCAAGCAGCACCAGTGTGACCTCCTCCTCTACCCTGCCCATCAGCACTGCCTCCACTGCCAGCAGCTCATCACCAATCACTACCAGCACAGTAAAGAAACAGCGACCCTTACTGCCCAGAGAGACTGTACCTGTGGTGCAGCAGGCCGTCGTCTGGAACCCCACCACTAAATTTCAGACGTCCAGTCAGAAGTGGCACATGCAGAAGGTGCAGAGACAGCAGCAGGGCCAAACACAACCGGCCACACAGGCCCAGGTGTTGACGCAGGTGCAGCGCAACCAGCAGCCCCAGCAGCAGGCACAGGTCTCCTCTTCCTCGTCGGGACAGCAGGCTTCGTCCAGCACCAGATACCAAACACGACAGTCTATGAAAG TACAGAAAGACTCCTCTCACACCACCTCCACCTCTGCGGTCACACTGGTAACCAGCACACCGGTGTCGGCCACCATTATGGCAGGATCCACTGTCAGCTCTTCATCAACATCAGCCACAGCTGGAGACTTCCAGATCCCCACCACCTCTGCAGACGTAGCGGCTGATATAGCCAAGTACACTAACAAA aTCATGGATGCCATTAAAGGAACGATGAATGAGATATATAATGATCTTACCAAGAGTACATCAGGAAACACAATAGCTGAG ATTAGACGGTTGCGAATTGAAATTGAAAAACTGCAGTGGCTACATCAACAAGAGCTGTCAGAGATGAAGCACAATTTAG AGCTAACCATGGCAGAGATGAGGCAGAGTCTCGAGCAGGAGCGAGAACGGATCGTAGCTGAGGTCAAGAAGCAGATGGAGGTGGAGAAACAGCAGGCTGTGGATGAAACTAAAAAGAAGCAGTGGTGTGCAAACTGCAGAAAGGAGGCCATTTTCTACTGCTGTTGGAACACCAGCTACTGCGACTACCCCTGCCAGCAAGCACACTGGCCTGAACACATGAAGTCCTGCACACAGTCTG CAACATCATCGCAGCAAGAACAAGAGTCAGAAGGCAGCACAGATGTTACTCCAAAGGCTCCCGGGCAGCCAAACAATGGACCCAACTCACCCAGAGAGACTGTATCTTCCACACCTGCAGACAAAGACGGTGAAGTGGATAAAGCCAAGGACAATGTCACTGTCACAATGTCCTAG
- the zmynd8 gene encoding MYND-type zinc finger-containing chromatin reader ZMYND8 isoform X1, which produces MHPQSLAGGEGKESEATEGMEIATRSKVSDQGSTERTVPKRKVSSPPHSSNGHSPSESSPSPVRKKKKPGAVNSSKDQSELRHGPFYYVKQPALTTDPVDVVPQDGRNDFYCWVCHREGQVLCCELCPRVYHAKCLKLAAEPEGDWFCPECEKITVAECIETQSKAMTMLTLDQLSFLLKFALQKMKQPGTEPFQKPVSLEQHPDYAEYIFHAMDICTLEKNIKKKMYGSTEAFLADVKWILHNCIIYNGGNHKLTATAKVIVKICEHEMNEIEVCPECYLSACQKRDNWFCEPCSNPHPLVWAKLKGFPFWPAKALRDKDGQVDARFFGQHDRAWVPINNCYLMSKEIPFSVKKTKSIFNSAMQEMEVYVENIRKKFGVFNYAPFRTPYTPDNQFQMLLDPANPSAGSVKPEKQEKIKFSFDVTASPKLLVGKSMVSSGSMGSGTGRRISMTDMPRSPMSTNSSAHTGSDGEQETAEKGHAKAALPHYSTGEESQDCTASPAPSRAGSTLESPKPFHSPAPNTPVKQEKTSTTGSILNLNLDRSKAEMGLKELSESVQQQQQGAQPSLTSPKRQIRSRFQLNLDKTIESCKAQLGIDEISEDVYKGVEHSDSEESDKSDSSDSEYGSEDEQKSKNGPNNKTATDDKKEKEPPKKRSKPSAAGEDKDISNKSSAMASTTAKAETGQKTSTPDLIAKDKSGMDSEKEPPEKLKAAPASPDAREKGKSSEEASQPASVDVDMDSDSERELVIDLGEEQAGKERKRSRKDSAAVTTLKEPTASKSEGKKTSISSTLTQPQNTVLSSSPTMKDPSQSPMAVPLNIIPLTGAASSTSVTSSSTLPISTASTASSSSPITTSTVKKQRPLLPRETVPVVQQAVVWNPTTKFQTSSQKWHMQKVQRQQQGQTQPATQAQVLTQVQRNQQPQQQAQVSSSSSGQQASSSTRYQTRQSMKVQKDSSHTTSTSAVTLVTSTPVSATIMAGSTVSSSSTSATAGDFQIPTTSADVAADIAKYTNKIMDAIKGTMNEIYNDLTKSTSGNTIAEIRRLRIEIEKLQWLHQQELSEMKHNLELTMAEMRQSLEQERERIVAEVKKQMEVEKQQAVDETKKKQWCANCRKEAIFYCCWNTSYCDYPCQQAHWPEHMKSCTQSATSSQQEQESEGSTDVTPKAPGQPNNGPNSPRETVSSTPADKDGEVDKAKDNVTVTMS; this is translated from the exons TTTGGCTGGAGGAGAGGGAAAGGAGTCAGAAGCAACTGAAGGCATGGAAATCGCAACACGATCAAAAG TTTCTGATCAAGGGTCAACAGAAAGGACAGTACCTAAGCGCAAGGTCTCCAGCCCTCCTCACTCCTCAAATGGACACTCTCCATCCGAATCCTCCCCCAGTCCTGTCAGAAAGAAGAAGAAACCAGGGGCGGTCAACAGCAGTAAAGACCAG TCAGAACTAAGACATGGTCCCTTTTACTATGTGAAGCAGCCCGCACTCACCACAGACCCTGTTGATGTTGTACCGCAGGACGGGCGGAATGACTTCTACTGCTGGGTGTGCCACCGCGAGGGCCAGGTGCTCTGCTGTGAGCTCTGCCCGCGCGTCTACCACGCCAAGTGCCTCAAACTGGCTGCAGAGCCTGAAGGAGACTGGTTCTGCCCTGAATGTGAG AAAATCACAGTTGCGGAGTGCATAGAGACTCAAAGTAAAGCTATGACGATGCTCACACTGGACCAGCTGTCGTTCCTGCTGAAGTTTGCTCTCCAGAAGATGAAGCAGCCTGGT ACGGAGCCATTTCAGAAGCCGGTGTCGTTAGAACAGCATCCTGActatgcagagtatatatttcACGCCATGGATATCTGCACTTTAGAAAAG aatattaaaaagaaaatgtacgGCTCCACTGAGGCTTTTCTGGCTGATGTGAAGTGGATTTTGCACAACTGTATCATTTATAACGGAG GGAACCATAAGCTTACAGCAACGGCTAAAGTTATTGTAAAAATCTGCGAACATGAA ATGAATGAGATCGAGGTCTGTCCCGAGTGTTATCTCTCTGCCTGCCAGAAAAGGGACAACTGGTTTTGTGAACCGTGT AGTAACCCTCATCCTCTGGTTTGGGCCAAGCTGAAGGGATTCCCGTTCTGGCCTGCCAAAGCTCTTCGGGACAAAGACGGACAAGTGGACGCACGTTTTTTTGGGCAGCATGACAG GGCCTGGGTTCCTATTAACAACTGCTACCTCATGTCCAAAGAGATCCCGTTCTCTGTGAAGAAGACCAAGAGCATCTTCAACAGTGCCATGCAGGAGATGGAGGTGTACGTAGAAAACATTCGCAAAAAATTTGGAGTCTTTAATTATGCTCCATTTCGCACGCCCTACACACCAGACAACCAGTTCCAGATGCTCCTGGACCCGGCGAACCCCAGCGCGGGCTCCGTCAAACCTGAAAAACAGGAGAAGATCAAGTTCAGCTTTGATGTAACTGCATCTCCGAAGCTGCTTGTGGGGAAAAGCATGGTGTCCAGTGGGAGCATGGGGAGTGGGACAGGAAGACGAATCTCCATGACAGACATGCCGCGTTCACCTATGAGTACAAACTCTTCAGCTCATACTGGATCTGATGGCGAACAGGAGACGGCAGAGAAAGGCCATGCTAAGGCAGCTCTGCCTCATTACAGCACTGGAGAAGAGTCTCAGGATTGCACTG CATCGCCTGCTCCTTCTAGAGCGGGAAGCACCTTAGAGAGTCCCAAACCCTTCCACTCACCTGCTCCCAACACCCCTGTCAAACAAGAAAAAACTTCCACCACCGGCAGCATCCTCAACCTCAACCTTG ATCGTAGTAAGGCAGAGATGGGCCTGAAGGAGCTGAGTGAAAGtgtccagcagcagcagcagggggCTCAGCCCTCACTCACCTCCCCAAAGAGACAGATCAGAAGCCGCTTTCAGCTGAACCTGGACAAGACCATAGAGAGCTGCAAAGCACAGCTCG GCATAGATGAAATATCTGAGGACGTGTATAAAGGTGTAGAGCATAGCGATTCAGAGGAATCTGACAAGTCTGACTCCAGCGACAGTGAATATGGCAGCGAAGATGAACAGAAATCCAAGAATGGACCAAATAACAAAACTGCAACTGATGATAAAAAGGAGAAAGAGCCACCCAAGAAAAGGTCAAAACCATCTGCTGCTGGTGAGGACAAAGACATCAGCAACAAGTCTAGTGCTATGGCCAGTACAACGGCCAAAGCAGAAACTGGTCAAAAAACAAGCACCCCTGACCTGATAGCTAAAGACAAATCAGGCATGGACTCAGAGAAAGAACCTCCTGAAAAACTGAAAGCTGCTCCCGCATCCCCAGATGCCAGAGAAAAAGGCAAGAGCTCTGAAGAGGCCAGTCAGCCCGCATCAGTGGATGTAGACATGGACTCAGACTCCGAGAGAGAGCTGGTCATTGATCTGGGAGAAGAACAGGCAGGGAAGGAGAGGAAGAGGAGCAGGAAAGATTCAGCCGCTGTCACCACACTCAAAGAACCAACAGCCTCCAAATCTGAAG GTAAAAAAACTTCAATTTCAAGCACTCTCACCCAGCCTCAGAACACAGTCCTTTCCTCCTCTCCAACTATGAAAGACCCATCTCAATCCCCCATGGCCGTCCCGCTCAACATAATCCCCCTCACCGGAGCTGCAAGCAGCACCAGTGTGACCTCCTCCTCTACCCTGCCCATCAGCACTGCCTCCACTGCCAGCAGCTCATCACCAATCACTACCAGCACAGTAAAGAAACAGCGACCCTTACTGCCCAGAGAGACTGTACCTGTGGTGCAGCAGGCCGTCGTCTGGAACCCCACCACTAAATTTCAGACGTCCAGTCAGAAGTGGCACATGCAGAAGGTGCAGAGACAGCAGCAGGGCCAAACACAACCGGCCACACAGGCCCAGGTGTTGACGCAGGTGCAGCGCAACCAGCAGCCCCAGCAGCAGGCACAGGTCTCCTCTTCCTCGTCGGGACAGCAGGCTTCGTCCAGCACCAGATACCAAACACGACAGTCTATGAAAG TACAGAAAGACTCCTCTCACACCACCTCCACCTCTGCGGTCACACTGGTAACCAGCACACCGGTGTCGGCCACCATTATGGCAGGATCCACTGTCAGCTCTTCATCAACATCAGCCACAGCTGGAGACTTCCAGATCCCCACCACCTCTGCAGACGTAGCGGCTGATATAGCCAAGTACACTAACAAA aTCATGGATGCCATTAAAGGAACGATGAATGAGATATATAATGATCTTACCAAGAGTACATCAGGAAACACAATAGCTGAG ATTAGACGGTTGCGAATTGAAATTGAAAAACTGCAGTGGCTACATCAACAAGAGCTGTCAGAGATGAAGCACAATTTAG AGCTAACCATGGCAGAGATGAGGCAGAGTCTCGAGCAGGAGCGAGAACGGATCGTAGCTGAGGTCAAGAAGCAGATGGAGGTGGAGAAACAGCAGGCTGTGGATGAAACTAAAAAGAAGCAGTGGTGTGCAAACTGCAGAAAGGAGGCCATTTTCTACTGCTGTTGGAACACCAGCTACTGCGACTACCCCTGCCAGCAAGCACACTGGCCTGAACACATGAAGTCCTGCACACAGTCTG CAACATCATCGCAGCAAGAACAAGAGTCAGAAGGCAGCACAGATGTTACTCCAAAGGCTCCCGGGCAGCCAAACAATGGACCCAACTCACCCAGAGAGACTGTATCTTCCACACCTGCAGACAAAGACGGTGAAGTGGATAAAGCCAAGGACAATGTCACTGTCACAATGTCCTAG
- the zmynd8 gene encoding MYND-type zinc finger-containing chromatin reader ZMYND8 isoform X2, with amino-acid sequence MEIATRSKVSDQGSTERTVPKRKVSSPPHSSNGHSPSESSPSPVRKKKKPGAVNSSKDQSELRHGPFYYVKQPALTTDPVDVVPQDGRNDFYCWVCHREGQVLCCELCPRVYHAKCLKLAAEPEGDWFCPECEKITVAECIETQSKAMTMLTLDQLSFLLKFALQKMKQPGTEPFQKPVSLEQHPDYAEYIFHAMDICTLEKNIKKKMYGSTEAFLADVKWILHNCIIYNGGNHKLTATAKVIVKICEHEMNEIEVCPECYLSACQKRDNWFCEPCSNPHPLVWAKLKGFPFWPAKALRDKDGQVDARFFGQHDRAWVPINNCYLMSKEIPFSVKKTKSIFNSAMQEMEVYVENIRKKFGVFNYAPFRTPYTPDNQFQMLLDPANPSAGSVKPEKQEKIKFSFDVTASPKLLVGKSMVSSGSMGSGTGRRISMTDMPRSPMSTNSSAHTGSDGEQETAEKGHAKAALPHYSTGEESQDCTASPAPSRAGSTLESPKPFHSPAPNTPVKQEKTSTTGSILNLNLDRSKAEMGLKELSESVQQQQQGAQPSLTSPKRQIRSRFQLNLDKTIESCKAQLGIDEISEDVYKGVEHSDSEESDKSDSSDSEYGSEDEQKSKNGPNNKTATDDKKEKEPPKKRSKPSAAGEDKDISNKSSAMASTTAKAETGQKTSTPDLIAKDKSGMDSEKEPPEKLKAAPASPDAREKGKSSEEASQPASVDVDMDSDSERELVIDLGEEQAGKERKRSRKDSAAVTTLKEPTASKSEGKKTSISSTLTQPQNTVLSSSPTMKDPSQSPMAVPLNIIPLTGAASSTSVTSSSTLPISTASTASSSSPITTSTVKKQRPLLPRETVPVVQQAVVWNPTTKFQTSSQKWHMQKVQRQQQGQTQPATQAQVLTQVQRNQQPQQQAQVSSSSSGQQASSSTRYQTRQSMKVQKDSSHTTSTSAVTLVTSTPVSATIMAGSTVSSSSTSATAGDFQIPTTSADVAADIAKYTNKIMDAIKGTMNEIYNDLTKSTSGNTIAEIRRLRIEIEKLQWLHQQELSEMKHNLELTMAEMRQSLEQERERIVAEVKKQMEVEKQQAVDETKKKQWCANCRKEAIFYCCWNTSYCDYPCQQAHWPEHMKSCTQSATSSQQEQESEGSTDVTPKAPGQPNNGPNSPRETVSSTPADKDGEVDKAKDNVTVTMS; translated from the exons ATGGAAATCGCAACACGATCAAAAG TTTCTGATCAAGGGTCAACAGAAAGGACAGTACCTAAGCGCAAGGTCTCCAGCCCTCCTCACTCCTCAAATGGACACTCTCCATCCGAATCCTCCCCCAGTCCTGTCAGAAAGAAGAAGAAACCAGGGGCGGTCAACAGCAGTAAAGACCAG TCAGAACTAAGACATGGTCCCTTTTACTATGTGAAGCAGCCCGCACTCACCACAGACCCTGTTGATGTTGTACCGCAGGACGGGCGGAATGACTTCTACTGCTGGGTGTGCCACCGCGAGGGCCAGGTGCTCTGCTGTGAGCTCTGCCCGCGCGTCTACCACGCCAAGTGCCTCAAACTGGCTGCAGAGCCTGAAGGAGACTGGTTCTGCCCTGAATGTGAG AAAATCACAGTTGCGGAGTGCATAGAGACTCAAAGTAAAGCTATGACGATGCTCACACTGGACCAGCTGTCGTTCCTGCTGAAGTTTGCTCTCCAGAAGATGAAGCAGCCTGGT ACGGAGCCATTTCAGAAGCCGGTGTCGTTAGAACAGCATCCTGActatgcagagtatatatttcACGCCATGGATATCTGCACTTTAGAAAAG aatattaaaaagaaaatgtacgGCTCCACTGAGGCTTTTCTGGCTGATGTGAAGTGGATTTTGCACAACTGTATCATTTATAACGGAG GGAACCATAAGCTTACAGCAACGGCTAAAGTTATTGTAAAAATCTGCGAACATGAA ATGAATGAGATCGAGGTCTGTCCCGAGTGTTATCTCTCTGCCTGCCAGAAAAGGGACAACTGGTTTTGTGAACCGTGT AGTAACCCTCATCCTCTGGTTTGGGCCAAGCTGAAGGGATTCCCGTTCTGGCCTGCCAAAGCTCTTCGGGACAAAGACGGACAAGTGGACGCACGTTTTTTTGGGCAGCATGACAG GGCCTGGGTTCCTATTAACAACTGCTACCTCATGTCCAAAGAGATCCCGTTCTCTGTGAAGAAGACCAAGAGCATCTTCAACAGTGCCATGCAGGAGATGGAGGTGTACGTAGAAAACATTCGCAAAAAATTTGGAGTCTTTAATTATGCTCCATTTCGCACGCCCTACACACCAGACAACCAGTTCCAGATGCTCCTGGACCCGGCGAACCCCAGCGCGGGCTCCGTCAAACCTGAAAAACAGGAGAAGATCAAGTTCAGCTTTGATGTAACTGCATCTCCGAAGCTGCTTGTGGGGAAAAGCATGGTGTCCAGTGGGAGCATGGGGAGTGGGACAGGAAGACGAATCTCCATGACAGACATGCCGCGTTCACCTATGAGTACAAACTCTTCAGCTCATACTGGATCTGATGGCGAACAGGAGACGGCAGAGAAAGGCCATGCTAAGGCAGCTCTGCCTCATTACAGCACTGGAGAAGAGTCTCAGGATTGCACTG CATCGCCTGCTCCTTCTAGAGCGGGAAGCACCTTAGAGAGTCCCAAACCCTTCCACTCACCTGCTCCCAACACCCCTGTCAAACAAGAAAAAACTTCCACCACCGGCAGCATCCTCAACCTCAACCTTG ATCGTAGTAAGGCAGAGATGGGCCTGAAGGAGCTGAGTGAAAGtgtccagcagcagcagcagggggCTCAGCCCTCACTCACCTCCCCAAAGAGACAGATCAGAAGCCGCTTTCAGCTGAACCTGGACAAGACCATAGAGAGCTGCAAAGCACAGCTCG GCATAGATGAAATATCTGAGGACGTGTATAAAGGTGTAGAGCATAGCGATTCAGAGGAATCTGACAAGTCTGACTCCAGCGACAGTGAATATGGCAGCGAAGATGAACAGAAATCCAAGAATGGACCAAATAACAAAACTGCAACTGATGATAAAAAGGAGAAAGAGCCACCCAAGAAAAGGTCAAAACCATCTGCTGCTGGTGAGGACAAAGACATCAGCAACAAGTCTAGTGCTATGGCCAGTACAACGGCCAAAGCAGAAACTGGTCAAAAAACAAGCACCCCTGACCTGATAGCTAAAGACAAATCAGGCATGGACTCAGAGAAAGAACCTCCTGAAAAACTGAAAGCTGCTCCCGCATCCCCAGATGCCAGAGAAAAAGGCAAGAGCTCTGAAGAGGCCAGTCAGCCCGCATCAGTGGATGTAGACATGGACTCAGACTCCGAGAGAGAGCTGGTCATTGATCTGGGAGAAGAACAGGCAGGGAAGGAGAGGAAGAGGAGCAGGAAAGATTCAGCCGCTGTCACCACACTCAAAGAACCAACAGCCTCCAAATCTGAAG GTAAAAAAACTTCAATTTCAAGCACTCTCACCCAGCCTCAGAACACAGTCCTTTCCTCCTCTCCAACTATGAAAGACCCATCTCAATCCCCCATGGCCGTCCCGCTCAACATAATCCCCCTCACCGGAGCTGCAAGCAGCACCAGTGTGACCTCCTCCTCTACCCTGCCCATCAGCACTGCCTCCACTGCCAGCAGCTCATCACCAATCACTACCAGCACAGTAAAGAAACAGCGACCCTTACTGCCCAGAGAGACTGTACCTGTGGTGCAGCAGGCCGTCGTCTGGAACCCCACCACTAAATTTCAGACGTCCAGTCAGAAGTGGCACATGCAGAAGGTGCAGAGACAGCAGCAGGGCCAAACACAACCGGCCACACAGGCCCAGGTGTTGACGCAGGTGCAGCGCAACCAGCAGCCCCAGCAGCAGGCACAGGTCTCCTCTTCCTCGTCGGGACAGCAGGCTTCGTCCAGCACCAGATACCAAACACGACAGTCTATGAAAG TACAGAAAGACTCCTCTCACACCACCTCCACCTCTGCGGTCACACTGGTAACCAGCACACCGGTGTCGGCCACCATTATGGCAGGATCCACTGTCAGCTCTTCATCAACATCAGCCACAGCTGGAGACTTCCAGATCCCCACCACCTCTGCAGACGTAGCGGCTGATATAGCCAAGTACACTAACAAA aTCATGGATGCCATTAAAGGAACGATGAATGAGATATATAATGATCTTACCAAGAGTACATCAGGAAACACAATAGCTGAG ATTAGACGGTTGCGAATTGAAATTGAAAAACTGCAGTGGCTACATCAACAAGAGCTGTCAGAGATGAAGCACAATTTAG AGCTAACCATGGCAGAGATGAGGCAGAGTCTCGAGCAGGAGCGAGAACGGATCGTAGCTGAGGTCAAGAAGCAGATGGAGGTGGAGAAACAGCAGGCTGTGGATGAAACTAAAAAGAAGCAGTGGTGTGCAAACTGCAGAAAGGAGGCCATTTTCTACTGCTGTTGGAACACCAGCTACTGCGACTACCCCTGCCAGCAAGCACACTGGCCTGAACACATGAAGTCCTGCACACAGTCTG CAACATCATCGCAGCAAGAACAAGAGTCAGAAGGCAGCACAGATGTTACTCCAAAGGCTCCCGGGCAGCCAAACAATGGACCCAACTCACCCAGAGAGACTGTATCTTCCACACCTGCAGACAAAGACGGTGAAGTGGATAAAGCCAAGGACAATGTCACTGTCACAATGTCCTAG